In a single window of the Centroberyx gerrardi isolate f3 chromosome 17, fCenGer3.hap1.cur.20231027, whole genome shotgun sequence genome:
- the hikeshi gene encoding protein Hikeshi, whose translation MFGCLVAGRLVQTDAVQVAGDKFVFNLPDYENVNHVVVFMLGTVPFPAGMGGAVYFSFPDPAGGQVWQLLGFITNDKPSAIFKISGLKAGEGGAHPFGAVSAPPASSGAQVGVSVEALQQLAQQTPVSAAAVSTVDSFLQFTQKMLDSLFNFASSFAVTQAQMTPNPAESFIPSSCVLRWYENFQRRLAQNPNFWKN comes from the coding sequence ATGTTCGGTTGTTTGGTCGCTGGCAGGTTGGTGCAGACCGACGCGGTGCAGGTCGCCGGTGACAAGTTCGTGTTCAACCTGCCGGACTATGAGAACGTGAACCACGTGGTGGTGTTCATGCTGGGCACGGTGCCGTTCCCCGCCGGGATGGGCGGTGCAGTCTACTTCTCCTTCCCGGACCCGGCGGGCGGCCAGGTGTGGCAGCTGCTCGGCTTCATCACCAACGACAAACCGAGCGCCATCTTCAAGATCTCCGGGCTGAAGGCCGGGGAGGGCGGGGCGCATCCCTTCGGCGCCGTGTCCGCCCCGCCGGCGTCCTCCGGGGCGCAGGTCGGCGTGTCGGTGGAGGCGCTGCAGCAGCTCGCGCAGCAGACTCCGGTGTCCGCCGCCGCCGTGTCCACCGTGGACTCCTTCCTGCAGTTCACGCAGAAGATGCTGGACAGCCTGTTCAACTTCGCCTCGTCCTTCGCCGTCACGCAGGCGCAGATGACGCCGAACCCCGCCGAGAGCTTCATCCCGTCCAGCTGCGTCCTGCGCTGGTACGAGAACTTCCAGAGGAGACTGGCGCAGAACCCGAACTTCTGGAAGAACTGA
- the LOC139933183 gene encoding dehydrogenase/reductase SDR family member 13-like, with the protein MLPVLLLAPALLLGGYFLLHLTFLRLPRCRSAARLRGKTAVVTGANTGIGKTTALDLARRGARVILACRDRRRAEVAVQEIIKETGNSEVLFMQLDLASLQSVRSFAESFLQSESRLDLLINNAGLMSGGTTADGFGMIFGVNHLGHFLLTLLLLDRLKASGPSRVVTVASKAYEIGKVDFGHLAAHRDLALGNSDWQLFQKYCHSKLCNVLFTYELAKRLQGSEVTCYSLHPGAIKTEIGRYTGFWWKLFLTPVIWLFFVDSVSGAQTTLHCALERGIEHLSGRYFASCAPLMNIESKARDAAAAKKLWELSESFCGLS; encoded by the exons ATGCTGCCGGTCCTCCTGCTCGCCCCCGCGCTGCTGCTCGGCGGGTACTTCCTGCTCCACCTGACCTTCCTCAGGCTGCCCAGGTGTCGAAGCGCCGCGAGGCTGCGCGGGAAGACCGCCGTCGTCACCG GTGCGAACACCGGCATCGGTAAAACCACGGCGCTGGACCTGGCCCGGCGGGGGGCCAGGGTGATCCTGGCCTGCCGGGACCGGCGGAGGGCAGAGGTCGCCGTCCAGGAGATCATAAAG GAGACGGGGAACAGCGAGGTTCTTTTCATGCAGTTGGACCTGGCCAGTCTGCAGTCGGTCCGGTCCTTCGCTGAGAGTTTCCTCCAGTCCGAGTCCAGACTGGATCTTCTCATCAACAACGCTG GGCTGATGAGCGGCGGCACAACGGCGGACGGCTTCGGGATGATCTTTGGCGTCAACCACCTGGGACACTTCCTGTTAACCCTTCTGCTTCTGGACCGTCTGAAGGCGAGCGGGCCGAGCCGGGTGGTGACCGTGGCTTCCAAAGCCTACGAGATCGGGAAGGTGGATTTCGGCCACCTGGCGGCTCACAGAGATCTGGCGCTGGGAAACAGCGACTGGCAGCTTTTCCAGAAATACTGCCACAGCAAGTTGTGTAACGTCCTCTTCACCTACGAGCTCGCCAAGAGGCTGCAGGGGTCCGAGGTGACCTGCTACAGCCTGCATCCGG GAGCCATCAAGACGGAGATCGGTCGCTACACCGGCTTCTGGTGGAAGCTCTTCCTGACGCCCGTGATCTGGCTCTTCTTCGTGGACTCCGTGTCCGGCGCTCAGACCACGCTGCACTGCGCCCTGGAGCGCGGTATCGAGCACCTCAGCGGCCGCTACTTCGCCTCCTGCGCGCCGCTAATGAACATCGAGTCGAAGGCCAGAGACGCCGCCGCGGCCAAGAAGCTCTGGGAGCTCAGCGAGAGTTTCTGTGGCCTTTCCTGA